The segment CACTATCACCTGACACCTCCCTGTCTCAGCAACTCCATGATCACCTGGTCACCGGGTGTGGTCTACTCGGTATGAAAACAGGGATCCTTGGTCATGCCGAAGCCAACAATTACGAGATCACGGCAGCGATCAACCCGTCACCAGGCAGAGAAGCAGGCTCAGAATGTCCGTTAGGGGCCACTTACTGCGGTGCAGTAGTGAAACACGCCGCCTGCATAGCCTATCCGCACATCAGTCTGATGGAGGGCATGACATCACACCCCGCCTATCAAACCATGGCGTTCGAAAGCTATCTGGCAGCTCCTGTGTGGTCGGAGGGACGACTCACTGGCACTATCTGCTTTGGTGATCCCTCACCGAGAACACACGACTTCACGCCAAGTGAATGCGCGCTGGTGGCCACACTGGGTGTGGCAGTAGGACAGCTGATGGATCGAGAAAATGAGCATCAACGCCTCACCACAGAGCTAAAGCACGTACGCGCAACGAATCAGGAAATGGAGCTACTGTTCTCCCGCTGCCAGCTACCGATGGCAATGATGGACTTTCATGGTCACTGGACACGTCTCAATTCGGCGTTGTCACAACTACTGGGAATAGAAGCCAGCGAGCTGCGGCGTGGATCTCTTGAGGATATTTCACACCCGACAGACATGATCGCCTGTCGCAATGCATTGAACGCCATGCGTGAAGGTGAGCTGACCCACTTCCATCAACGCCATCGTTATAGGGGCCGTCAGGGACTCATGGTCGAGGTGATGCTGAATCTCGATCTGGTCGATGGCCATTCCGGGATCATCCTCAGCCAGCATCAGGATATCAGCGAGCAACTGGCTCATGAAGAGAGCCTCGTCAGGCTGCGTCATAAGCTGGCGTGTCTGACTAAAACACACCCGACTACCAGCGCACCGTTGGATAACCTCATTCCAATGCCACTGCTAGAGCAGCAACTCGACAATGAGATTGCCCGCAGCGCTCGACATGGCCAGGCGCTCTCACTGCTGATGCTCAATGTGGATGCTTTCATTGACTTCAATCGTCTGTTTGGACGACCAGCGGGGGATCGTGCTCTACGTCAGGTTGCGTCCATCCTGCGTAACGCTACTCGCAAGAGCGATGTCGTCAGCCAGCGCGAGGACGGCACACTCATCGCCTTGCTGACCAGCACTGACTCCAGTGGAGCCATCATTCTGGCAGAACGCGTTCGCCATGCAGTCAATGCTCTGGATGGATTGGGCAAGCCCATCACCTGCAGCCTCGGTCTAACCTGCTATCACCCTGCACCCGATACGCTGTCGCTGGCCAACAAGGTCGATCTGATGGAACGGGCCCAACATGCTCTCAAGAAAGCCAAACGACAGGGCCGCGATCGTGTACGCTTTCTTGACCTTGATCCCGCCCACCTTCCTGAATCTGCACTGGTGCCAGGCAGGCTTTCAACTCCGCGTGACAATATCTGAGAAACCTGATTGATCTCTCATTGCCTATTCGCAGTAACGACAACGGCCACCCCTCAGGGTGGCCGTTGTCGTTATGCTTACTGCTAGATGAAGCTGCTCTGCTGATTCAGCACAACCGAGTCAGCGGCTACCGAGTCAGTCCAACTTGCTCAAATCGCGCACTGCGCCTTTATCAGCAGAGGTCGCCAGCAATGCATAGGCCTTCAATGCAGCAGAGACACGACGGTTTCGCTTGGCCGCCGGCTTCCACGCATCCTTGCCACGTGCATCCATCGCTTCACGACGCGCATGCAGCTCGCTATCGCTCAGCTGAACGTTGATGGTGCGGTTCGGGATATCGATCAGGATGGTATCGCCATGCTCGACCAGAGCGATCGCGCCGCCCGCTGCAGCTTCCGGGGAAGCGTGGCCGATGGAAAGGCCCGAAGTGCCGCCGGAGAAACGACCATCGGTCAGCAGTGCGCACGCCTTGCCCAATCCCTTGGATTTGAGATAGGACGTCGGATAGAGCATTTCCTGCATGCCCGGTCCGCCCTTCGGTCCTTCGTAACGAATGATGACCACATCGCCCGCCTTGACCTTGTCCGCCAGCACATCGGCAACGGCCTGGTCCTGAGACTCGCACACATAGGCGCTACCCTCGAAAACCAGAATGGAGTCATCGACACCCGCCGTCTTCACCACACAGCCATCCAGTGCGATGTTGCCGTAAAGCACAGCCAAGCCGCCTTCGGTGGAGAAGCAGTGTGCATAGTCACGGATACAACCATTCGCACGATCACCATCCAGACTCGGCCAACGCGCACTCTGGGAGAAGGCCGTCTGGGTCGGAATACCACCAGGACCTGCCCGATAGAATTCGATCACCGCATCGGTAGGCGAGCGCATGATGTCCCACTCTTCGAGTGCGGCAGAGAGTGAATCGCCATAGACCGTCGGTACCGAGGTATCAATGACACCGGCACGATCCAGCTCACCGAGAATGCCCATGATGCCGCCGGCACGATGAACGTCCTCAATGTGGTACTTCTGCGTATTGGGCGCGACCTTGCACATCTGTGGCACTTTGTGGGACAGCTGATCGATATCAGACAGCGTGAAGTCAATCTCTGCCTCCTGCGCTGCTGCCAGCAGGTGCAGAATGGTGTTGGTGGAGCCACCCATCGCGATATCCAGCGTCATCGCGTTGGTGAATGCGGCCCGCGAACCAATCGCGCGCGGCAACAGATGCGCTTCATTACCTTCGTAATAGCGACGTGCCAGCTCAACGATACGGTGGCCTGCATTCTCGAACAGGCGACGACGGTCAGAGTGGGTCGCAAGCACAGTACCGTTACCCGGCAATGCCAGACCCAGTGCTTCCATCAGACAGTTCATGGAGTTGGCAGTGAACATGCCCGAACAGCTACCACAGGTCGGGCAGGCGCTGCGCTCAATCTCGGCGACCGTTTCATCATCGACGCTGTCGTCGGCCGCGATGACCATGGCATCCACCAGATCAAGACCGTGATCCAGTAGCTTGGTCTTGCCGGCTTCCATCGGGCCACCGGAGACGAAGATGACCGGTACGTTGAGGCGCATGGCAGCCATCAACATCCCAGGGGTGATCTTGTCGCAGTTGGAGATGCACACCAGTGCATCAGCACAGTGAGCATTCACCATGTACTCGACGCTGTCAGCGATCAGGTCACGCGATGGCAATGAATACAGCATGCCATCGTGACCCATCGCGATACCGTCATCGACTGCGATGGTGTTGAATTCCTTGGCGACACCGCCGGCTTTCTCGATTTCACGTGCGACCAGCTGGCCCATGTCCTTGAGATGGACATGGCCGGGTACGAACTGCGTGAAGGAGTTGGCCACCGCGATGATCGGCTTCTGAAAGTCGTCATCCTTCATGCCGGTGGCGCGCCACAGGGCGCGAGCGCCGGCCATGTTACGACCCGCGGTGGTAGTACGAGAGCGATACTCTGGCATGGTGTCCTCGTCAATGCTTGGCCGCTCTCCTGAAAAGGGAGGAACTGTCCCTACGGGAGCGGCTTCTGTTTTGGTCAGTCACTAGTGACTGGTGTCCAGTGGTGACTCGCGGCGCGAAGGCCAAGCGAGATCTACCTGGTAGCAATTCTGTCACGCCACGCCCCTATTTGCCTACCAGAGAGCGCCATCAATGACACCTGAAATCTGCGTGGCTCATGACGCAACACAAGAATGATGGCCAGGATCGTTGAATCACTCGCTTGCAGCATCAAGTCGTGGCGATACGCTCTATACAGCGAATTCTTTCCTGCAGGCATATGCTTTCAGGCGCGGGGACGCCATACATTCCACAAGGAACAGGAGTCACACATGGCCGGAAAATTTGTCATCACGCGTGGCAAGGACAACAAGTTCTACTTTGCCCTCAAGGCCGGTAATGGCGAGCAGATTCTCCAGAGCCAGGGTTATGCCGACAAGCGTGGCTGCCTGAACGGAGTGGAATCCGTGCGCAAGAATGCCATTGAAGAGAAGCGTTTCACCAAGGAAATCGCCAAGGATGGGCGCTTTTATTTCACGCTATTGGCAGCGAACAGTCAGCAGATTGGCCGTAGCCAGATGTACAAATCTGAATCAGGACGCGATAACGGTATCGCCAGTGTCAGCCGCAATGCCGCCGAAGCCGCGGTACTGGAACAACTCGATCCTGTCTAATTCATCTGATGTGGATGCGCTTGAAGCTCTTTTCCATCTGAAGCCTCACCAGGTGAAGGTCACGCCCCGCACTTGAGTTTTTGACGCATGATATTCCCAGACACACGAACCCCGCTGGATAGCGGGGTTCGTGTGTCTAGTGAGGGGTATGTGAGACAACTCACATATCTATCAGTGGTGTTTCCCAGTGCCAGCGCGTGGCTCAAAGGCTATTCGGGCAACATCTGCGTAGCGGGCAGCAAAGTGTACGATCATGCCTTCCTTTAGATAATCCGGTAGCTCGTCATAATCCCGCTGATTGGCCTGCGGCAGAATCAACTCGAAGATATCGCTACGGCGCGCAGCAATTACCTTCTCGCGTATTCCCCCAACGGGCAGTACCTGTCCGGTCAGCGTCAGCTCGCCTGTCATTGCCAGCCCCTTGCGCGGCGCTTGGTGCTTGGCCAGCGACATCAAGGCAGTCGTCATGGTCACACCAGCACTCGGGCCATCCTTGGGCGTGGCACCTTCCGGGACATGCAGGTGGATGAATGACTCGTTGAAGAAATTAGGCTCAGCGTCGTATGCCGCCAGATTCGCCAAGGTGTAAGAATAGGCAATATTTGCCGACTCCTGCATCACTTCACCCAACTTTCCTGTCAGCTTGAGACCCCGCGCCAACCCATGCACCCGCGTCGCTTCAATAGGCAAGGTGGCGCCGCCCATGCTAGTCCAGGCGAGGCCAGTGACCACCCCTTCGCCCGCCATCACCTTCTCCCTGCGGAAGATCGGTGCTCCAAGGAATTCTTCGAGGTTCTTGACCGAGACCTTGACGGTATCCAGCCCCTCCTCAAGTAACTTGACGGCGGCCTTACGCACAATCCGGTGTAACTGCTTCTCCAGCTGACGCACCCCTGCCTCACGGGCATAACCTTCGATCACCTGACGCAACGCTGCGTCGGAAAGATTGATCCGTTTCTTGGGGATGTTGTCGCGAGTCAACAGTTTCGGCCATAGATGATGCTTGGCGATCGCAACCTTCTCTTCGGCAATGTAGCCAGAAAGGCGAATCTGCTCCATGCGGTCCAACAGTGGCCCGGGAATGCTATCCAGCGTATTGGCAGTGCACACGAACAGCACCTTGGAGAGATCCAGGCGCACATCCAGATAGTGATCCAGGAAGTCGACGTTCTGCTCGGAATCAAGCACCTCAAGTAGTGCCGAGGCAGGGTCACCCTGGAAGGATTGCCCCAGCTTGTCGATCTCATCCAGCATGATCACCGGGTTCTCGACTTTCACTTCCTTGAGTGCCTGTACCAACTTGCCAGGCATCGCGCCGACGTAGGTGCGACGGTGGCCTTTGATCTCCGACTCATCACGCATGCCCCCTACCGAGAAGCGGTAGAACTCGCGCCCCAAAGCCTGAGCGATAGAACGACCGATGGAAGTCTTGCCTACTCCGGGCGGGCCGACCAACAAAAGGATTGAACCGCCAACGTCACCCTTGAAGGTCCCTTCAGCGAGGAACTCGACAATCCGCGATTTGACATCTTCCAGGCCATCATGATCCCGATTGAGCACCGTACGCGCATGGGCCAAGTTCAGCTGATCGGTCGAGGTGATGCCCCACGGCAATGAGGTCAACCAATCGAGATAGTTACGCGTCGTACCATATTCCGGTGAGCCGGTTTCCAGCACCGACAACTTGTCGAGCTCATCATCGATACGCGACTGGACACGCTCTGGCACCTTCAATGCCTCGAGACGGCCACGAAAGGTATCGACATCATTCTCGCGATCATCCTTGGAGATACCCAATTCACGCTGGATGACCTTGAGCTGCTCGCGCAGGAAGAACTCGCGCTGATGCTTCTCCATCTGCGCATTCACCTGCTGAGAGATTTCGGTCTGCAACTGGGCGACCTCGATCTCCTTACGCAGCAGGGGTAACACCTTCTGCATGCGCTCCATCACCGGTAGAGACTCCAGCACCTCCTGTAGCTCTGCCCCCTTGGCGGAAGTGATGGCAGCAGCGAAATCCGTCAGTGGACCCGGTTCATGAGGGCTGAAGCGATTGAGATACTGTTTGAGCTCCTCACCATAGAGCGGATTGATCGGCAGCAGCTCCTTGATGCCATTGATCATGGCCATCGCGTAGGCGCGTGTTTCATCGCTTTCGGTATCCACCAGCTCTCGCGGGTAGGTCACTTCCACCAGATACGGCGGTTTGCGTGACAGCCAGCGCTTGATGCGGAAACGCCGCAAGCCCTGTGCGATGAACTGCACCTGCTCTTCCCCGTCTTCCGGTTTGTGCACACGCACGGCCGAGCCAATCTCGGGGAAGCTATCGACCTCGAGCTCATCGACCTCAACATCGCCGACAAAGACAAGACCCACAGCATGATGCGGCGTATTGCCTACCAGCTGCATGGTCTCAGCCCAGCGCTGCTTATTGATCACCAGCGGCTGCACCTGGGCAGGAAAGAAGGGACGATTGTGGATAGGCAGCAGATAAAGACGCTCAGGTAGCTGATCACCACTGGGCACCAGGCCACCAGTCGTCGGCTGGTCATGCTCCTCGGTCTGGGTGTCATCCTCGAAGCCAGAGAGAATATCGTCGTGATCGGAAGTCTTTTCGTGACGTGACATGTAACCCTCTTGAAACCGGGCCTCGGCTGAGGCGATTAACGTCTGCAATGCGGCCAACCACACGCTTTATCAAGTCCAGTAACAAACGGGAATACGGAAACGACGATGCCCGCCAAAAGGCGGGCATCGTGACAACATCGTACGGACCTCTCTCGATACTGCACTTATCGCAGCGTCGAGAGAGACTGCACCAGAGACTCAGTAGATCGGAGTACCGTTGATGCTCAGCTTGTCACCGTCAATGGTCAGCACCACATTCTTGTCAGCAGCTTCCGGCGACAGACCTGCCATCAGCGCCAACATCGGCGGCACGTTACGGAATTCAAAACGGCCACTCATGCGGTTGAGGAATGCCTGCTGGCCTTGCGTAGTCTGCAGCTCGGCAATGCTCAAGCCAGTAATGTCGGTTCCGTCCAGAATCAGCTGGCCATCACCCTGCATATCAACACCAAAGACCTGGCTTTTGGCTTCGAATGACTCGAGTGTCAAACGCGGGGAAGTGCTCAGCATCGTGAACAGCGGCGCCTCAACTTTCTCGAGCATCGCCATCTGCTCATCTTCACTCAGCTCTTCAAAGGGCTTGCCTGCCTCTTCCATCAGCCCTTGCAGCTGAGTAATGAGGTCATAAACAGCGGCGCCCTGCAGACGATCAAGCGACATTGATAGCTTGCCACTCGCCATTTGCTGGTCTCCAGCACTCACATCCTTGACAGCCAGTTTCATCAAATAACGCAGCTCTGTCGGATCAAGACGCGTCTCACCAGCGTAGCTGATGCCTGTCGCGACAACTGGCGGCTGGCCCGTGCCATTGTCGACGGTCAGAGTATCAAGCGTGATGTTGTCATCCTGACGGAAATCATTGTCCTCACCACGGTAGAGCCCATTCAGACTCAGGGTGCCGACGCTGATCGTTTCCTTGCCATTCATGATATCAAAGGGAGTGATCTCACCTTTGACCTTGATTTCAGGAGCATCACTACCGTCATGGGAGGCCGTTAGTTCACCGCCCTTGAAGTCAAACCGCGTGCCGCTCTCAGGGTCCTGCCACACGAAAGCCGGCAGTGTCAGCACAGTGTCGCTGGC is part of the Cobetia sp. L2A1 genome and harbors:
- a CDS encoding diguanylate cyclase domain-containing protein; this encodes MQESLPLPSSGLAHIVNEHLIPEHLHALLALSLSPDTSLSQQLHDHLVTGCGLLGMKTGILGHAEANNYEITAAINPSPGREAGSECPLGATYCGAVVKHAACIAYPHISLMEGMTSHPAYQTMAFESYLAAPVWSEGRLTGTICFGDPSPRTHDFTPSECALVATLGVAVGQLMDRENEHQRLTTELKHVRATNQEMELLFSRCQLPMAMMDFHGHWTRLNSALSQLLGIEASELRRGSLEDISHPTDMIACRNALNAMREGELTHFHQRHRYRGRQGLMVEVMLNLDLVDGHSGIILSQHQDISEQLAHEESLVRLRHKLACLTKTHPTTSAPLDNLIPMPLLEQQLDNEIARSARHGQALSLLMLNVDAFIDFNRLFGRPAGDRALRQVASILRNATRKSDVVSQREDGTLIALLTSTDSSGAIILAERVRHAVNALDGLGKPITCSLGLTCYHPAPDTLSLANKVDLMERAQHALKKAKRQGRDRVRFLDLDPAHLPESALVPGRLSTPRDNI
- the ilvD gene encoding dihydroxy-acid dehydratase, encoding MPEYRSRTTTAGRNMAGARALWRATGMKDDDFQKPIIAVANSFTQFVPGHVHLKDMGQLVAREIEKAGGVAKEFNTIAVDDGIAMGHDGMLYSLPSRDLIADSVEYMVNAHCADALVCISNCDKITPGMLMAAMRLNVPVIFVSGGPMEAGKTKLLDHGLDLVDAMVIAADDSVDDETVAEIERSACPTCGSCSGMFTANSMNCLMEALGLALPGNGTVLATHSDRRRLFENAGHRIVELARRYYEGNEAHLLPRAIGSRAAFTNAMTLDIAMGGSTNTILHLLAAAQEAEIDFTLSDIDQLSHKVPQMCKVAPNTQKYHIEDVHRAGGIMGILGELDRAGVIDTSVPTVYGDSLSAALEEWDIMRSPTDAVIEFYRAGPGGIPTQTAFSQSARWPSLDGDRANGCIRDYAHCFSTEGGLAVLYGNIALDGCVVKTAGVDDSILVFEGSAYVCESQDQAVADVLADKVKAGDVVIIRYEGPKGGPGMQEMLYPTSYLKSKGLGKACALLTDGRFSGGTSGLSIGHASPEAAAGGAIALVEHGDTILIDIPNRTINVQLSDSELHARREAMDARGKDAWKPAAKRNRRVSAALKAYALLATSADKGAVRDLSKLD
- a CDS encoding YegP family protein, coding for MAGKFVITRGKDNKFYFALKAGNGEQILQSQGYADKRGCLNGVESVRKNAIEEKRFTKEIAKDGRFYFTLLAANSQQIGRSQMYKSESGRDNGIASVSRNAAEAAVLEQLDPV
- the lon gene encoding endopeptidase La, which produces MSRHEKTSDHDDILSGFEDDTQTEEHDQPTTGGLVPSGDQLPERLYLLPIHNRPFFPAQVQPLVINKQRWAETMQLVGNTPHHAVGLVFVGDVEVDELEVDSFPEIGSAVRVHKPEDGEEQVQFIAQGLRRFRIKRWLSRKPPYLVEVTYPRELVDTESDETRAYAMAMINGIKELLPINPLYGEELKQYLNRFSPHEPGPLTDFAAAITSAKGAELQEVLESLPVMERMQKVLPLLRKEIEVAQLQTEISQQVNAQMEKHQREFFLREQLKVIQRELGISKDDRENDVDTFRGRLEALKVPERVQSRIDDELDKLSVLETGSPEYGTTRNYLDWLTSLPWGITSTDQLNLAHARTVLNRDHDGLEDVKSRIVEFLAEGTFKGDVGGSILLLVGPPGVGKTSIGRSIAQALGREFYRFSVGGMRDESEIKGHRRTYVGAMPGKLVQALKEVKVENPVIMLDEIDKLGQSFQGDPASALLEVLDSEQNVDFLDHYLDVRLDLSKVLFVCTANTLDSIPGPLLDRMEQIRLSGYIAEEKVAIAKHHLWPKLLTRDNIPKKRINLSDAALRQVIEGYAREAGVRQLEKQLHRIVRKAAVKLLEEGLDTVKVSVKNLEEFLGAPIFRREKVMAGEGVVTGLAWTSMGGATLPIEATRVHGLARGLKLTGKLGEVMQESANIAYSYTLANLAAYDAEPNFFNESFIHLHVPEGATPKDGPSAGVTMTTALMSLAKHQAPRKGLAMTGELTLTGQVLPVGGIREKVIAARRSDIFELILPQANQRDYDELPDYLKEGMIVHFAARYADVARIAFEPRAGTGKHH
- a CDS encoding DUF945 family protein codes for the protein MGKGLVTAAVVVAIGAAGYVGGVAYSSQRFDDEMARMIAELDKSSDIKASRTDVDSGWFGSTGRVEMELSTGAEQGPVRIELPYEAGHGLLSTHMKGNVKLLLGTPAHDVISDVIGDDKAITFDGSVDNLSGASDTVLTLPAFVWQDPESGTRFDFKGGELTASHDGSDAPEIKVKGEITPFDIMNGKETISVGTLSLNGLYRGEDNDFRQDDNITLDTLTVDNGTGQPPVVATGISYAGETRLDPTELRYLMKLAVKDVSAGDQQMASGKLSMSLDRLQGAAVYDLITQLQGLMEEAGKPFEELSEDEQMAMLEKVEAPLFTMLSTSPRLTLESFEAKSQVFGVDMQGDGQLILDGTDITGLSIAELQTTQGQQAFLNRMSGRFEFRNVPPMLALMAGLSPEAADKNVVLTIDGDKLSINGTPIY